AAAAGTTTTGAAACAACTTCCTTAAGTGCAAAAAAAGTATCCTCTAGAGAATTACCTGGAAGAATATCTCCTAAATCGGCAATTGAACTTTGCCAATTACCAGGATATAATTTGTACAATTCTTTTCGAATAAAAACTAAATTAACTTCTTCATAAGCATTAAAATCACCTCTGTTTTCTGGAACTCCAATGATTGCAATCTTAATTTTATCTACATCTGGGAAATCTTTATCTGTGTGGAAAGCAACTTTACTTCCTAGATTTTGACTAGATAAGCTTGCTACAAATTGTACAATTTCATTATCAACAGGTGATAGAAAATCGAATTCCATGTATTATTTCTTTTTAGCGGTTGCTTTTTTGGTTGTTGTCTTTTTAGCAGTTGTTTTCTTGGCAGGTGCTTTTTCTTCAATAATCTTTTTCACATCTTCTAAAGTAAATTTAGAAGCATCGATGTCTTTATTCAATTCAATCTTTAGCTTTCCTTTAAGAATTACCGATTTGCCCCAACGAGCTTTTTCAACCTTAATTCCTTCGGCTTCCCAGTTATGAATTACTTTATCGATGTCTTTTTGTAATTTTTCTTCAATCAATTCTGTGATGTCTGATTGTGATAAATTATCGAAGTTGTATTTCTTATTTACATTAATAAAGATGCCGTTCCATTTTAAGAATGGTCCGAAACGACCAACGCCTTTTTGCACATCCATACCTTTATAAGTAGCGATTGGCGCATCGGCTTTTGCTTTTTCGTTGATTAACTCTTGAGCACGTTCCATAGTTACATCTAATGGATCTTCGCCTTTTGGCAGTGAGATGAATTGTTTTCCGAAGCGAACATAAGGACCAAAACGACCGTTGTTTACTTCTACTTCTTCTCCTTTATATGTACCTAATTGTTTAGGCAATAAAAACAAATTCAATGCATCTTCTAAAGTAATAGTTCCAATATTTTGGTCGGCCATTAAACTAGCAAATTGTTTCTCTTCATCGTCAGCGTCACCAATTTGTGCCATTGGACCAAACTTTCCTAAACGAACTAACACCGTTTTTCCAGATTTTGGGTCAGTTCCTAGAATTCGTTCTCCGCTTTCTCTATCGGCGTTTTCTTCTACTTCGACAACATTTGGGTGGAATTTATCGTAGAACTCTTGCATCATTTTTGCCCAATCCACATTTCCTTCTGCGATTTCGTCGAAATCTTGCTCTACTTTGGCGGTGAAGTTATAGTCTAGAATGACTGAAAAGTTTTTGACCAAGAAATCATTTACGATAGAACCGATGTCTGTTGGAACTAATTTCCCTTTATCGGAACCTGTCATTTCTGAAAGAACCTGCGATTTAACTTCGTTACCTTTTAAAGTAAGTTGATTGTATTTACGCTCTGTTCCTTCGTTTGTTCCTTTTTCTACATAATTTCTACTGATGATGGTAGAAATTGTTGGCGCATAGGTTGATGGACGACCAATGCCTAATTCTTCTAATTTCTTTACTAAAGATGCTTCTGTGTAGCGACTTGGTGCTTGCGTGAAACGTTCTTTAGCGGTTATTAATGTATTGTTTAAGGCTTCGCCTACTTTTAAAGCTGGCAACATTCCTTCTTGTTCTTCTTCGTCGTCGTCATGACCTTCAAGATATACTTTAAGGAAACCTTCAAATTTTATTACTTCTCCCGATGCTTGGAACACTTCAGAATGGTTGTTTGCTTCAATTTTTACATTGGTACGCTCTAATTCTGCATCGCTCATTTGAGACGCCAATGTTCTTTTCCAGATTAAATCATATAAACGAGCTTGGTCTCTATCGATGTTCACGGTGTGTTGTGACATATCGGTAGGACGGATGGCTTCGTGCGCTTCCTGTGCACCTTTTGATTTTGAAGTAAAGGTTCTTGGTTTTGAGAACTCCTTTCCGTAAGATTTAATAATCTCTGCTTGAGCAGCCGACATGGCTTCTTGAGAAAGATTGACGCTATCGGTTCTCATATAGGTAATCAATCCGGCTTCGTAAAGGCGTTGTGCGATTTGCATCGTGATTCCTACCGGTAAATATAATTTACGTGCTGCTTCCTGTTGCAAGGTTGATGTTGTAAACGGAGCGGCTGGTGATTTTTTTGCTGGTTTTGTTTCTAAGTCTGCTACTTTATAATTGGAACCGATGCTTTTATTTAGAAAATCTTCAGCTTCTTTTTTGGTGGCAAAGTTTTTTGGCAATTTGGCTTTCACCACTTTTCCTGCGGCGTTAGTGAACTCAGCAGAAACAGCATAAGAACCTACTGGTTTGAAGTCTTGTATTTCTCTTTCACGTTCTACTATTAGACGTACAGAAACCGATTGAACTCTACCGGCAGACAAACCTCCTTTTACTTTCTTCCATAAAACTGGGGAAAGTTCGTAACCCACTAGCCTATCTAATACACGACGTGCCTGTTGTGCGTTTACCAAATTATAATCAATCTCGCGAGGATTATCGATGGCTTTTAGAATGGCGTTTTTAGTGATTTCGTGAAAAACAATACGTTTTGTTTTAGACTTATCCAATTTTAGTTCTTCCGCAAGATGCCAAGAAATGGCTTCTCCTTCGCGGTCTTCATCGGAAGCTAACCAAACCATATCGGCTGATTTAGATAAATCTTTGAGTTTCTTTACCAATGCTTTTTTATCTGAAGACACTTGGTATTTTGGCGTAAAACCATTTAGAACATCTACGCCTATTTCTTTGGACGGAAGGTCGGCTATGTGTCCGTAACTAGACTCGACCTGGAAGTCTTTGCCTAGAAATTTTTCTATGGTTTTTGCTTTTGCTGGTGACTCAACGATTACTAAATTCTTTGCCATTTGTCTGTAGTTTGTGTGGACAAATGTAATTGTTTTTTTTAAAAATCCGATTTATCGACACTTTTTAACGATTAAATGTAGAAAATAGTTGCTAGTTTAAAACCTTATATTTAGAAATAAAAAGTAAATAATATTTGAAAGCAATTTAACTTCAAAAGTAACTTAATTACAATTAAACATACAGACTTTAATTAATATAGAGAATGTAAAATACGCTATAAGTACGCTATAAATACGCTATAAATACGCTATAAGTATGCTATAAGTATGTTATAAATATAACTAATAATAAAATGTATATAGCCAAACAAAAACATTAACTAACAATCATACTAACTTAAAGGGTAATAAACATTTGATGTTTTTATATAAAATGACTATAAAATAAATCTTTTGTTAAACCTTATCTGCCATCTTGTCATATAAATAAATTTAGTATTATCTTTGCTACCCGATTTAATCGAAATTATTTTTATGGAAAAGGAATTAGACGAGAAGAAACAAGGCACGAGCTTGGTTTTGGAACAAAAGGCAGAAAACACCAAAAAACTTTTTATAGAAAGCTATGGTTGTGCGATGAATTTTTCGGACAGTGAGATTGTGGCTTCCATTTTGACCGAACAAGGTTATAACACTACGCAAAACCTGGAGGAAGCAGATTTGGTTTTGGTAAATACGTGTTCGATTAGAGACAAAGCTGAACAAACCGTTAGAAAACGTTTGGAGAAATATAACGCTATTAAACGCAGTATTAATCCAGGGATGAAAGTGGGCGTTTTGGGTTGTATGGCAGAACGATTGAAAGACCAATTTTTGGAACAAGAGAAGATTGTTGATATGGTTGTTGGTCCGGATGCGTATAAGGATTTGCCTAACTTGTTGAAGGAAGTGGATGAAGGAAGAGATGCCATCAATGTTATTTTATCGAAAGAGGAAACTTATGGTGATATTGCACCGGTTCGATTGAACAGTAATGGTGTGAATGCGTTTGTATCGATTACACGTGGTTGTGATAATATGTGTACCTTTTGTGTGGTACCGTTTACTCGTGGTAGAGAACGCAGCCGTGAACCACAAAGTATCTTAGAAGAAATCAAAGATTTGTGGGATAGAGGATTTAAGGAGATTTGTCTGCTAGGGCAAAATGTGGATAGTTATTTATGGTATGGCGGCGGACTGAAGAAAGATTTTGTGAAAGCCACCGAAATGCAAAAAGCTACTGCGGTTGATTTTGCTCAGTTGTTAGAACAATGTGCGATTGCGTTTCCTAAAATGCGTTTTCGTTTTTCGACTTCGAATCCACAGGATATGCATGAAGAAGTGCTTCATGTTATTGCTAAATATGATAATGTTTGTAATTATATTCATTTACCAGTTCAAAGTGGAAGCACGAGAATTTTAAAGGAAATGAACCGACAACATACTCGTGAGGAATACATGGAATTGGTAGACAAAATCAAAAGAATTATACCGGGTTGTTCGATTTCGCAGGATATGATATCGGGTTTTCCAACGGAGACGGAAGAAGATCATCAGGACACCTTGAGTTTGATGGAATATGTTGAGTATGATTTTGGGTATATGTTTGCGTATTCTGAACGTCCGGGAACTTTGGCAGCGCGAAAAATGGAAGATGATGTTCCGGAAGAAGTGAAGAAAAGACGTTTGCAAGATATCGTTGATTTGCAACAAGTGTTGAGCGAAAAAAGAACCAAACGTTTCTTAGGGCAAACCGTTGAAATATTGATTGAAAAAGAATCGAAGAAGTCAGATAAACACTGGAGCGGAAGAAATTCTGAAAATGTGGTTACGGTTTTCCCAAAAGAACATTATAAGCCAGGAGATTTTGTATTGGTAAAAGTTTCTGATTGCACTACAGCTACTCTAATTGGAGAAGCGGTTGGGTATTCGGAAATGCAAATTGTTTAATTAAAAATGGAATCAGTTCAAAGTATAAAACAACGATTTGAGATTATTGGGAATGATCCAAAACTCAATCGTGCTATTGAGAAAGCCATTCAGGTTGCTCCTACTGATATTTCGGTATTGGTTGTGGGCGAAAGCGGTGTTGGTAAGGAAAGTATTCCTAGAATTATCCATTCGCTTTCGCACAGAAAACACGGAAAATATATTGCGGTAAACTGTGGCGCCATTCCGGAAGGAACGATTGATAGTGAATTATTTGGTCATGAAAAAGGTGCTTTTACTGGTGCTACTTCAACCCGTGAAGGTTATTTTGAAGTGGCTGATGGTGGAACAATTTTCTTGGATGAAGTAGGCGAATTGCCTTTGACTACTCAGGTTCGTTTGTTGCGTGTTTTGGAAAATGGAGAGTTCATCAAAGTAGGTTCGTCGCAAGTTCAAAAAACCAATGTTCGTATTGTAGCGGCAACAAATGTAAATATGTTTGATGCCATTGAAAAAGGAAAGTTCCGAGAAGATTTGTATTACAGATTGAGTACGGTTGATATTCCTTTGCCACCGTTGCGAGACCGAAAAGACGATATTCATTTATTGTTTCGAAAGTTTGCCGCTGATTTTGCTCATAAATATAAAATGCCGCCGATAAAATTACGCGATGATGCAGTTGAATTTCTGCAAAAATACCGTTGGAGTGGGAATATTCGTCAGTTGCGAAATGTTGCCGAACAAATTTCGGTTTTAGAAACTAATAGAGATGTTAGTTTGGCTACTTTACAATCGTATTTACCAACCGAAAGTTCTACGTTACCTTCTGTTATTGGCGGAAAAAAATCAGAAAGTGATTTTGCTACCGAAAGAGACATTTTGTACAAAGTGCTTTTTGACATGAAAAGTGATTTGAATGATTTGAAGAAACTGACTTTGGAATTGATTAAAAACGGAACGAAAATTCAAGACATCAATCCGAGTTTAATTCAGAAAGTCTATGGTTCTAATGACAGTGAAATTTCGTTTGAAGAAGAACCACGAAGAAGTTCGTTGCCAATTCAAAGTCCGGTAATACAAGATAATTATCAAGATGATGAAGATCAAAATTTCCTTGACGCAGAAACGATTGAAGAAGAAGAAGTTTTAAAATTGGAACAAAAAGAAATAGAACTAATCAAAAAATCATTGGAACGTCATAACGGAAAACGAAAAGCTGCTGCCGATGAATTAGGTATTTCTGAACGAACACTTTATAGAAAAATAAAGCAGTTTGATTTGTAATCGTTAAAATTACAATAATTAAAAGTTCTAATTCCAATAATGCGTTTATATTTGATTTTTGAAAAATAAGACATGAAATTCACTAAATATATTTTACTCCTTTTTGTTGTATTGGTTATCAATAGCTGTTCGGTATATAATTTTACTGGAACCGGAAAAATTGATGCCAAAACTTTTCAAGTTAATTATTTTCAAAATAATGCCGAGTTGATTGAACCAGGAATTGAAAGAACTTTTACATTGCGTTTGCAAGATTTAATTCAGAATCAAACCAATTTGAATCTAACTAATTCGAATGGCGATTTGGTTTATGAAGGTGAAATTGTTCGTTATAATGTTACGCCAATGACTGCTACTGCAGATATTAGAGCAGCACAAAACCGATTGACAATTGCAGTAAATGTTCGATTTACTAATAAAAATAAAGAAGAAGATAATTTTGAAAAACAGTTTTCATTCTTTGATGACTTTCCAGCTGATACACCGTTGACTGGACAACAATTATCAAGATCTTTAGATGTGATTTTTGAGAGAATCACACAAGATATATTTAATGAGTCATTGGCAAAATGGTAGTTTTTGAAAAAAATGTATCTTTAAAATCTGAAAACAAAACACTTTGAATTTAACTGATTATACTTATTTACTTAACAAACCAGATGCTATCAATGAACGATATGCTGAATCTCTTGAAAAAGTGATGGAAGAATTTCCATATTTTCAGAGTGCTCGAGTTATGCGACTAAAACATCTGTATAATCAAGATAGTTACAAATACAACCAAGCTTTAAAGGTTTCGGCTGCTTATACAACTGATAGAAGCATGTTGTTTGATTTTATTACTTCAGATGATTTTGTGGCAGTTCAAAAAGGTTTATACGAAAGAAAATTACAAGAATTATTAAATATTCATGTTGTTGAAAGTGAAATTGTAGTTGTAAATAAAAGTCAATCAACTGCTAATCCGTTAGAGCAATCTATTTTGAGTTCTATTCAACAGTCAAATCCTGAAGAAAGTTTAGCAATTGAGAAATTAGAAATTGGAAAACCACTCGAATTTTCAAAAGATGAAAAACATTCCTTTGAAGAATGGCTACAATTGGCTCGATTTACACCTATAATTAGAGAAGAAAAAAAGGAAACAAACACACAACCTTTTTCGGAAGAGAAAAAGAAAAAATTGGATTTAATTGATAAATTTATTGAGTCAAATCCTAAAATTCCAGCAATTGACAGAGAAAAAACAATCCCTGTAAAAGAAAGCAAAGACGAGGACATATCTTACCTTATGACGGAAACATTGGCAAGAGTTTATTTGGAACAAAAAAAATATTCAAAAGCAATACAAGCCTATGAAATATTAATTTTGAAATATCCAGAAAAAAGTAGTTTCTTTGCAGACCGAATTTCAGATATAAAGATTTTACAACAAAATAATAATTAGTAATGAGTACATTTTCAATCTTTTTAGTATTAATCACAATCGTTTGTTTTTTACTAATCATAGTTATCATGGTTCAAAACCCAAAAGGTGGAGGACTTTCTTCTACTTTTGGAAGTTCATCACAAATGGGTGGTGTTCAAAAAACAACAGACTTTTTAGATAAAAGCACTTGGACATTGGCAACAATCTTAATCGTATTAATATTGTTATCAAGTTTAAGTTTTAGTGGTGCATTAGCTGATTCAAATTCAAAAATTATTGATGAAACTGAAAAAGCAGCTCCTGCAAAACCAGCAGAAACAAAAGCAGCTGAACCAGCAACAACTACTACAACTCCAGCTACACCAGCTGAAGAAAAAAAATAACCCTGAGTTATAAAAACATATATAATGCCAGCGCTGACATGCTGGCATTTTTTTTAGGAAAAAATGGCAGTTTCGATGGCTTGGCATAATTTCTGAAAAACAGAAAACATCAAAATAAATAAAATTTAAATACTATAGAATTATGGCATTAAACATTAAACCACTTTCAGACAGAGTAATTGTGGAACCAGCTGCTGCTGAAACACAAACTGCTTCTGGAATCATTATTCCAGATACTGCAAAAGAAAAACCACAAAAAGGAAATGTAGTGGCTGTTGGGAACGGAAAAAAAGACCACACTATGACCGTAAAAATTGGCGATACTGTTCTTTATGGAAAGTATGCTGGAACTGAATTAAAGTTCGAAGGAAAAGATTATCTTATCATGAGAGAAGATGATATCCTTGCAATAATCTAAAAGTTATAAGCTATAGGCAGTAAGCAATAAGCTAACATGAGAGATTTCAAAAAATATGATATTTGGCAATTAAGCCATTCTTTAACTTTAGAAGTTTATAAAGCAACTTCTAATTTCCCAAATGAAGAGTTGTATGGTTTAGTTAGCCAATTAAGAAGAGCTTCTTCATCCATTCCTACAAATATTAGTGAAGGTTGCGGAAGAAATAGTGACAAAGAATTTAATCAATTTCTCAACATAGCTTTAGGTTCTGCTAATGAAACAGAATACCTATTATTATTGTCTAAAGATTTAAATTACATATCAGAAGAGATTTTTTCTGATTTAGATTCCAAAACAAATACAATTAAAAGTAAAATATACAAATTAAAACAAAAATTAAACTAGCTTAAAGCATTTTGCTTAAAGCATAAAGCACAAACATAATGGCAAAAGATATAAAATTTGATATTGAAGCACGTGATGGATTAAAACGTGGTGTTGATGCATTGGCTAATGCAGTAAAAGTAACTTTAGGACCAAAAGGAAGAAATGTAATCATTTCAAAATCGTTTGGTGGACCAACGGTTACTAAAGATGGTGTTTCAGTTGCAAAAGAAGTAGAATTGAAAGATCCTTTAGAAAACATGGGTGCGCAAATGGTTAAAGAAGTTGCCTCAAAAACTAATGATTTAGCAGGTGATGGAACTACAACAGCAACCGTTTTAGCACAAGCAATAGTAAAAGAAGGGTTAAAAAACGTTGCTGCTGGTGCAAACCCAATGGATTTAAAACGTGGAATTGACAAAGCAGTAGAAGCTATTGTTGCTGATTTAGGCAAACAAGCCAAAGAAGTTGGAAGTTCATCTGATAAGATTAAACAAGTTGCCTCAATTTCAGCTAACAATGATGATGTTATTGGTGATTTAATTGCTACCGCATTTGGAAAAGTTGGTAAAGAAGGTGTAATTACTGTTGAAGAAGCAAAAGGAACTGATACTTACGTTGATGTTGTAGAAGGAATGCAATTTGACAGAGGTTATTTATCACCATACTTTGTTACTAATCCAGAGAAAATGAATGTTGAGCTTGAAAATCCATACATTTTATTGTATGATAAAAAAGTTTCTTCATTAAAAGAATTACTACCAGTTTTAGAACCAGTAGCACAATCAGGAAAACCGTTAGTGATTATAGCGGAAGATGTTGACGGTGAAGCATTATCAACATTGGTAGTAAATAAATTACGTGGTGCATTAAAGATTGCTGCGGTAAAAGCTCCAGGATTTGGCGATAGAAGAAAAGCTATGTTAGAAGATATTGCAATCCTAACTGGCGGAACTGTGATTTCTGAAGAAAGTGGTTATACTTTAGAAAACGCTACTTTAGACATGCTAGGAACAGCAGAAAAAGTAACTATTGATAAAGATAACACAACCGTTGTTAATGGTGCAGGAAGTGCTGATTTGATTAAAAACAGAGTAAATCAAATCAAAGCTCAAATGGAAACCACTACATCTGACTATGATAGAGAAAAATTGCAAGAGCGTTTAGCTAAATTAGCTGGTGGTGTTGCTGTTCTTTATGTTGGTGCCGCATCTGAAGTTGAGATGAAAGAGAAAAAAGACAGAGTTGACGATGCATTACATGCAACACGTGCTGCTGTGGAAGAAGGAATTGTCGCTGGTGGCGGCGTTGCATTATTAAGAGCTAAAAAAGCATTGGATAAAGTAAAAGCTGATAATGCAGATGAAGCAACAGGAATTCAAATTGTATCAAGAGCTATCGAATCTCCATTAAGAACAATTGTTGAAAATGCTGGATTAGAAGGTTCAGTTGTAGTTGCAAAAGTTGCTGAAGGAAAAGACAATTATGGCTACAATGCAAAAACAGATGAGTACGTTGATATGCTTAAAGCTGGAATTATTGATCCTAAAAAAGTAACTCGTGTAGCATTAGAAAACGCTGCTTCAGTTTCTGGAATGATACTTACAACCGAATGTGCATTAATTGACATTAAAGAAGAAAATGCTGGTGTAGGAATGCCAATGGGTGGAGGAATGCCAGGAATGATGTAAATCATGATTAAATAAAAAAACCGCCTCATTAGAGGCGGTTTTTTTATACTGCTTTCTTTTCTTTTTTAAACATTTTCAACAAAACAGGAACAGTTGAAACCAGAATAATTGCAATTATTATTTTCTCGATATGGTGTTTTAAATCCACATTAAATTTTTCTAAAAACAATCCATATAAGTAGTGTCCAGAAAAAATTAACACGAATGACCAAAGAAAAGAACTAACAACGTTATAAAACATGAATTTCTTTTTATCCATTGCTACTATACCTGCTACAATTGGTGCAAATGTTCTGAAAATAGGTAAAAAACGTGCAAAGATTATTGCTTTTCCACCATATTTTTCGAAGAAATCTTTTGACTGAATTAAATATTTTTTCTTAAACCAAAAACTATCTTCTTTTTTGTAAAGATAGTATCCGCTTTTAGAACCAAACCAATATCCAACCATATTCCCAATGATTCCGGCAATAGCCACTAAAGATGCTAAAATTAAAACACTCGTAAATTCGTTATCAAAATTGTAGAACTGATCTATTAATCCAGGATGTTCAATTCCTTTAAGATCAGTATATTTACAAGCATAAATTCCAGATAAAAAAAGCAAACTGTCACCTGGAAGAAAGAATCCAGCAAACAATCCTGTTTCAGCAAAAACAATAAACAACACAATCCAAAGTCCAACTTGGACACCACCAACCGACATATTTATGTAAAATTCAGGGTTTAGTAACTTAATCCATTCTGAAGTGTCCATAGTAAGATTTTAAATTTAAGAGCGTGAATTTAATGATATTTTTTTAGATTTCGTTTATAAATACTATTCGTTAACTATTCTTTAAATAAATCTAAATTTTGAATTAATGAAAGTGAAATAGTATGTCGCATTAAATTAGTTGGACTATTGGAAGTTATGTAATGATTCATATATCCTAACTCAAAACGAATGCTTTTTTGATAATTTATCCCTAAACCAATCAATAATCTATTTTGGTCAACAAATTTTGAGTTTACTTTATTGTCGGCAGTATTCAAAAAGACTTCGTTTTGTAATACAAGATAAATTTCTTCTTTTCCGGATTTTAAGTTAGTTAAATGAAATAAGTTTCTATTCAAATATCTAAATCTGTTTTGAAACTCCATTTCTCTTAACAAAGTATTATCAACATCTAACATTTCAACAAAACGTTGTTCTAATCTAAATCGATGCACCATTTCATTTTGTTTCCAGCTATGATTTAATTGGAATTGTTCCCAATATCTGTTTTCGTTTAAATAATCATCAGCCGTTTTATTATATGTTTTAACTAATGAAAATCCTCCAGCAAGTGATTTTTTGTTTGGTAAAAAATAGATTCCACCTACTCTATACAAATTTTGGATACTTTTACCTAAATCATTATCCATTCTAAATTGGGCTTCAATTTGATAACCCCATTTTTTTGATGCTTTATATTGACCTATATAAGCAAACCAAACTGCTTGGTCTTGTTTTGTTTTTTGTGAAAATCCAAAGAATGAAATTGAAATGAAAACTAAAATGAAAAACTTTTTCAATGGTATTGATTTAAATTAAAAACTCCTTACAAAAGTAAGGAGTTTAAATCATTTATTTTCTTTCATACATGCAACAACCGTGAAGTTTTTGATATTGCTCATCCATTGCTTTAACATCATTAGTATCATGACCAACTTCTGCTATTGCTTTTTGCACATCAAGAATTGAACATTTTTGCTCATTAATAATTAAATGAAGCATATGGTCATCAATATGCCATTCGGCACTTTTTACTCCCGAAACAGAA
The window above is part of the Flavobacterium sp. PMTSA4 genome. Proteins encoded here:
- the topA gene encoding type I DNA topoisomerase; translated protein: MAKNLVIVESPAKAKTIEKFLGKDFQVESSYGHIADLPSKEIGVDVLNGFTPKYQVSSDKKALVKKLKDLSKSADMVWLASDEDREGEAISWHLAEELKLDKSKTKRIVFHEITKNAILKAIDNPREIDYNLVNAQQARRVLDRLVGYELSPVLWKKVKGGLSAGRVQSVSVRLIVEREREIQDFKPVGSYAVSAEFTNAAGKVVKAKLPKNFATKKEAEDFLNKSIGSNYKVADLETKPAKKSPAAPFTTSTLQQEAARKLYLPVGITMQIAQRLYEAGLITYMRTDSVNLSQEAMSAAQAEIIKSYGKEFSKPRTFTSKSKGAQEAHEAIRPTDMSQHTVNIDRDQARLYDLIWKRTLASQMSDAELERTNVKIEANNHSEVFQASGEVIKFEGFLKVYLEGHDDDEEEQEGMLPALKVGEALNNTLITAKERFTQAPSRYTEASLVKKLEELGIGRPSTYAPTISTIISRNYVEKGTNEGTERKYNQLTLKGNEVKSQVLSEMTGSDKGKLVPTDIGSIVNDFLVKNFSVILDYNFTAKVEQDFDEIAEGNVDWAKMMQEFYDKFHPNVVEVEENADRESGERILGTDPKSGKTVLVRLGKFGPMAQIGDADDEEKQFASLMADQNIGTITLEDALNLFLLPKQLGTYKGEEVEVNNGRFGPYVRFGKQFISLPKGEDPLDVTMERAQELINEKAKADAPIATYKGMDVQKGVGRFGPFLKWNGIFINVNKKYNFDNLSQSDITELIEEKLQKDIDKVIHNWEAEGIKVEKARWGKSVILKGKLKIELNKDIDASKFTLEDVKKIIEEKAPAKKTTAKKTTTKKATAKKK
- the miaB gene encoding tRNA (N6-isopentenyl adenosine(37)-C2)-methylthiotransferase MiaB: MEKELDEKKQGTSLVLEQKAENTKKLFIESYGCAMNFSDSEIVASILTEQGYNTTQNLEEADLVLVNTCSIRDKAEQTVRKRLEKYNAIKRSINPGMKVGVLGCMAERLKDQFLEQEKIVDMVVGPDAYKDLPNLLKEVDEGRDAINVILSKEETYGDIAPVRLNSNGVNAFVSITRGCDNMCTFCVVPFTRGRERSREPQSILEEIKDLWDRGFKEICLLGQNVDSYLWYGGGLKKDFVKATEMQKATAVDFAQLLEQCAIAFPKMRFRFSTSNPQDMHEEVLHVIAKYDNVCNYIHLPVQSGSTRILKEMNRQHTREEYMELVDKIKRIIPGCSISQDMISGFPTETEEDHQDTLSLMEYVEYDFGYMFAYSERPGTLAARKMEDDVPEEVKKRRLQDIVDLQQVLSEKRTKRFLGQTVEILIEKESKKSDKHWSGRNSENVVTVFPKEHYKPGDFVLVKVSDCTTATLIGEAVGYSEMQIV
- a CDS encoding sigma-54 interaction domain-containing protein; this translates as MESVQSIKQRFEIIGNDPKLNRAIEKAIQVAPTDISVLVVGESGVGKESIPRIIHSLSHRKHGKYIAVNCGAIPEGTIDSELFGHEKGAFTGATSTREGYFEVADGGTIFLDEVGELPLTTQVRLLRVLENGEFIKVGSSQVQKTNVRIVAATNVNMFDAIEKGKFREDLYYRLSTVDIPLPPLRDRKDDIHLLFRKFAADFAHKYKMPPIKLRDDAVEFLQKYRWSGNIRQLRNVAEQISVLETNRDVSLATLQSYLPTESSTLPSVIGGKKSESDFATERDILYKVLFDMKSDLNDLKKLTLELIKNGTKIQDINPSLIQKVYGSNDSEISFEEEPRRSSLPIQSPVIQDNYQDDEDQNFLDAETIEEEEVLKLEQKEIELIKKSLERHNGKRKAAADELGISERTLYRKIKQFDL
- a CDS encoding LptE family protein, which produces MKFTKYILLLFVVLVINSCSVYNFTGTGKIDAKTFQVNYFQNNAELIEPGIERTFTLRLQDLIQNQTNLNLTNSNGDLVYEGEIVRYNVTPMTATADIRAAQNRLTIAVNVRFTNKNKEEDNFEKQFSFFDDFPADTPLTGQQLSRSLDVIFERITQDIFNESLAKW
- a CDS encoding tetratricopeptide repeat protein, which translates into the protein MNLTDYTYLLNKPDAINERYAESLEKVMEEFPYFQSARVMRLKHLYNQDSYKYNQALKVSAAYTTDRSMLFDFITSDDFVAVQKGLYERKLQELLNIHVVESEIVVVNKSQSTANPLEQSILSSIQQSNPEESLAIEKLEIGKPLEFSKDEKHSFEEWLQLARFTPIIREEKKETNTQPFSEEKKKKLDLIDKFIESNPKIPAIDREKTIPVKESKDEDISYLMTETLARVYLEQKKYSKAIQAYEILILKYPEKSSFFADRISDIKILQQNNN
- the secG gene encoding preprotein translocase subunit SecG codes for the protein MSTFSIFLVLITIVCFLLIIVIMVQNPKGGGLSSTFGSSSQMGGVQKTTDFLDKSTWTLATILIVLILLSSLSFSGALADSNSKIIDETEKAAPAKPAETKAAEPATTTTTPATPAEEKK
- a CDS encoding co-chaperone GroES, producing MALNIKPLSDRVIVEPAAAETQTASGIIIPDTAKEKPQKGNVVAVGNGKKDHTMTVKIGDTVLYGKYAGTELKFEGKDYLIMREDDILAII
- a CDS encoding four helix bundle protein, coding for MRDFKKYDIWQLSHSLTLEVYKATSNFPNEELYGLVSQLRRASSSIPTNISEGCGRNSDKEFNQFLNIALGSANETEYLLLLSKDLNYISEEIFSDLDSKTNTIKSKIYKLKQKLN
- the groL gene encoding chaperonin GroEL (60 kDa chaperone family; promotes refolding of misfolded polypeptides especially under stressful conditions; forms two stacked rings of heptamers to form a barrel-shaped 14mer; ends can be capped by GroES; misfolded proteins enter the barrel where they are refolded when GroES binds), with the protein product MAKDIKFDIEARDGLKRGVDALANAVKVTLGPKGRNVIISKSFGGPTVTKDGVSVAKEVELKDPLENMGAQMVKEVASKTNDLAGDGTTTATVLAQAIVKEGLKNVAAGANPMDLKRGIDKAVEAIVADLGKQAKEVGSSSDKIKQVASISANNDDVIGDLIATAFGKVGKEGVITVEEAKGTDTYVDVVEGMQFDRGYLSPYFVTNPEKMNVELENPYILLYDKKVSSLKELLPVLEPVAQSGKPLVIIAEDVDGEALSTLVVNKLRGALKIAAVKAPGFGDRRKAMLEDIAILTGGTVISEESGYTLENATLDMLGTAEKVTIDKDNTTVVNGAGSADLIKNRVNQIKAQMETTTSDYDREKLQERLAKLAGGVAVLYVGAASEVEMKEKKDRVDDALHATRAAVEEGIVAGGGVALLRAKKALDKVKADNADEATGIQIVSRAIESPLRTIVENAGLEGSVVVAKVAEGKDNYGYNAKTDEYVDMLKAGIIDPKKVTRVALENAASVSGMILTTECALIDIKEENAGVGMPMGGGMPGMM